A genomic region of Deltaproteobacteria bacterium contains the following coding sequences:
- a CDS encoding site-specific integrase: MAKQERIKTKYPGVFLVESVSPATGKPDQIIYIRYKVDGKLIEEKVGRTSVNAMSAAKANQLRSDRMAGKADPNTVRRAKEQAAKDAEAGRWTIAKLWNAYSAAKTLSVKRSQTDHSRFEKYLAKPFGNKEPHEIDAFSVHQLTKRLKDSGFSPATVWGVLELLRRIVNFGVKNGDCSPLGFKIDMPKVDNEKTEFMTPDQARAYFQALDEEVDQDAAAYFRIMLLTGIRKGALLALKWEDVDLEKGFLTLQGAVAKNGKTRTIPLSPGALTVLKGIARTDSPYVWPGRGGGPREAFRHMARRLRDKAGLPKSFRPCHGLRHHFASWLASSGQVDLYTLQNLLTHGSAAMTVRYAHLADDALKRAALVADSIMEAGQGGAVAINELTANGKE, encoded by the coding sequence ATGGCAAAGCAAGAACGCATCAAGACGAAATACCCAGGTGTTTTTCTGGTGGAGTCGGTTTCACCAGCCACGGGCAAGCCGGATCAGATTATCTACATCCGGTACAAGGTGGACGGGAAACTGATTGAGGAAAAGGTGGGGCGGACCTCGGTCAACGCCATGAGCGCGGCCAAGGCGAACCAACTCCGGTCGGACCGTATGGCGGGCAAGGCCGATCCCAACACGGTTAGGCGCGCCAAGGAACAGGCCGCCAAGGATGCCGAGGCGGGGCGATGGACCATTGCCAAGCTCTGGAACGCATACAGCGCGGCGAAGACCTTGAGCGTCAAACGTTCCCAGACCGACCACAGCCGTTTTGAAAAGTACCTGGCCAAGCCATTTGGCAACAAGGAGCCCCACGAAATTGACGCCTTTTCCGTGCATCAGTTGACAAAGCGGCTTAAAGATTCGGGGTTCTCACCCGCTACTGTATGGGGTGTCCTAGAGCTCTTGCGCCGGATCGTGAACTTTGGAGTGAAGAACGGGGATTGTTCGCCATTGGGGTTCAAGATTGATATGCCCAAGGTGGACAACGAGAAAACCGAGTTCATGACCCCGGATCAGGCGCGGGCATACTTCCAGGCCCTTGATGAAGAGGTGGACCAGGACGCGGCGGCGTATTTCCGGATCATGCTTTTGACCGGCATCCGCAAGGGGGCGCTCTTGGCCCTGAAGTGGGAAGACGTGGATCTTGAAAAAGGTTTCCTCACCCTGCAAGGCGCGGTGGCGAAGAACGGCAAGACCCGGACCATCCCCTTGTCCCCCGGAGCGTTGACCGTGCTGAAGGGCATTGCACGAACTGATAGCCCCTATGTCTGGCCAGGGAGGGGCGGCGGCCCAAGGGAAGCCTTTCGGCATATGGCGCGGCGGCTTCGTGACAAGGCCGGACTTCCAAAGTCCTTCCGCCCATGCCACGGGTTGAGACATCACTTTGCGTCCTGGCTGGCTTCGAGTGGACAGGTTGACCTTTACACGTTGCAGAACCTCTTGACCCACGGCAGCGCGGCCATGACGGTTCGCTATGCCCATTTGGCGGACGATGCCCTGAAGCGGGCGGCGTTGGTGGCGGATAGTATCATGGAAGCGGGCCAGGGTGGGGCGGTTGCGATCAACGAATTGACCGCGAACGGTAAAGAGTAA
- a CDS encoding DEAD/DEAH box helicase, with protein sequence MHATITNEIIIRGASLTQAAAIERALTIPNPAFDLALRAGRYTGNLSPRLEFFRVTRAGDLILPRGFGDELVRMFPDIAWTDQRLVLPGVNFEFGGQLRGYQTQAVNAMLARSRGVLQAGTGAGKTVMAMAIIAARKQPCLVLVHNAELLNQWRDRARQFLGIDAGRIGGGKFEVKPLTIGIINTVRNRLGELAQHFGQIVVDECHRCPSAMFTEAVNAFPAKYRLGLSATPYRSDGLTKAIGFFIGPKVHEVDANHLREIGAILKPEVITRQTGFTWCGDQSGEYQRLLSDLTQDETRNALIAQDVKRELAREAGTALVVSDRVGHLEALAACLRALGEDMVLLTGKTPTAQREAIVERTRAGKVRVLGSTVQLIGEGFDAPGLASLFLATPIKFSGRLLQVVGRVLRPQAGKVPRVFDYIDPVGVLTASAKARAETYRRIAA encoded by the coding sequence ATCCACGCCACCATCACCAACGAAATCATCATCCGGGGCGCATCCCTGACGCAGGCCGCCGCAATCGAGCGCGCGCTGACCATCCCGAACCCGGCCTTTGACCTGGCTCTTCGGGCCGGGCGCTATACTGGCAATTTGTCTCCACGGCTGGAGTTCTTCCGCGTGACCCGTGCTGGCGACCTGATCCTTCCGCGCGGCTTCGGGGACGAGCTGGTCAGAATGTTTCCGGACATCGCCTGGACCGATCAGCGGCTTGTCCTGCCCGGAGTCAACTTCGAGTTCGGCGGACAGCTCCGGGGCTACCAGACCCAGGCCGTCAACGCCATGCTGGCCCGCTCCCGCGGCGTGCTCCAAGCCGGGACAGGCGCGGGCAAGACCGTCATGGCTATGGCCATCATCGCGGCCAGGAAACAGCCGTGCCTTGTGTTGGTCCACAACGCGGAACTCCTGAACCAATGGCGTGACCGCGCCCGGCAGTTCCTCGGCATCGATGCCGGACGGATCGGCGGCGGCAAGTTCGAGGTGAAGCCGCTGACCATCGGCATCATCAACACGGTCCGAAACCGCTTGGGTGAACTTGCCCAGCACTTCGGGCAGATCGTCGTGGACGAATGCCACAGATGCCCGTCCGCCATGTTCACCGAGGCCGTGAACGCTTTCCCGGCCAAGTACCGCCTCGGGCTTTCGGCCACGCCCTACCGCAGCGACGGACTGACCAAGGCCATTGGTTTCTTCATCGGCCCGAAGGTGCATGAGGTGGACGCGAATCACCTCCGGGAGATCGGCGCGATATTAAAGCCCGAGGTCATCACCCGACAGACCGGCTTCACCTGGTGCGGTGACCAAAGCGGTGAATATCAACGCCTACTCTCGGACTTGACCCAGGACGAAACGCGGAACGCCTTGATTGCCCAGGACGTGAAGCGGGAGCTGGCCAGGGAAGCCGGAACCGCCTTGGTTGTCTCGGATCGGGTAGGCCACCTGGAAGCCCTGGCCGCCTGTCTCCGGGCCTTGGGCGAGGATATGGTGTTGCTGACAGGGAAGACGCCAACGGCGCAGCGTGAGGCCATTGTGGAGCGTACCCGCGCGGGGAAGGTGCGGGTGCTGGGGAGCACGGTCCAACTCATTGGCGAGGGCTTTGACGCGCCGGGACTGGCCAGCTTGTTCTTGGCCACGCCGATCAAGTTTAGCGGGCGTTTGCTCCAAGTGGTCGGGCGCGTGCTCAGACCACAGGCTGGAAAGGTGCCTCGCGTTTTTGACTACATCGACCCCGTGGGCGTGCTGACCGCATCGGCCAAGGC
- a CDS encoding toprim domain-containing protein produces MPWAGSQAQLPPVAADRGALMIDLNQARHYPPVDERHRIESALAFIDPQDRETWVAVGQAIQNELGEDGFSLWNEWSQGADNYNERAALDVWRSFGQGGGRTVATLFKLARDNGWADDTKPAPLTQEEAEARRRSREEAKRLNAETKAKRHAERALVARAVYEAASPEGVTDHAYAARKGVINARRVRRGRYLDHDCLIVPLYGEDGQIQTVQAIAGGPVFDGDRDKTLLGGARKSGCFLPIGPTFRGASRICIAEGLATAEAVHNATGLPVVMAVDAGNMLPVGEIVRRLAAPGAEIVFCADDDQTPGTDQNPGMKAAQKAAQAVGGVVASPAMGKKADFWDVWAELGPEAVRERIEAAGQGSAENDKFLAGIFNGADLLKMDLPEIKWAVPGLLPAGLVILAGGPKLGKSWLIYGVVAGVGAGGLVLGHFQSNPGKVLYLALEDSKKRLQDRLRSLCQIDPGIEAGLARVDFQVTWPRFDDEGGLDKLETYIVQNVPVGLKLVVIDTMAKVGPKAKAKGLNAYESDSLAMGRIKALADKHGICILLITHLNKLRTSKDPFEAITGSMGQFGTADTAMLLARTRGADTAKLMTTGRDIEGHTYGLRWLSPGWTCTGIDNSEPAPRMTQERQAVLQVFQENTGPMSPAMVANATGKTPKNSSKLIKKLEEEGFLFSVGYGLYSLAGSGGSGGSGGSGGSGGSGGSGHIGEVLPGGGTSATSTTSTCVLKGSENAHSPGTFNPTGTDGEGWEDI; encoded by the coding sequence ATGCCGTGGGCGGGTAGTCAAGCCCAGCTTCCGCCGGTGGCGGCGGATCGGGGGGCGCTCATGATCGACTTGAACCAAGCCCGGCACTACCCGCCAGTGGACGAACGGCACCGAATCGAAAGCGCCCTGGCCTTCATTGACCCGCAGGACCGGGAAACATGGGTGGCCGTTGGCCAGGCCATCCAAAACGAGCTTGGCGAGGACGGCTTTTCCCTTTGGAACGAATGGAGCCAAGGGGCGGACAACTACAACGAGCGGGCCGCGCTGGACGTGTGGCGGAGCTTTGGCCAGGGCGGCGGGCGGACTGTGGCCACGCTGTTCAAGCTGGCCAGGGATAACGGGTGGGCCGATGACACGAAACCCGCCCCCTTGACCCAGGAAGAGGCGGAGGCCCGCAGGCGTTCCAGGGAAGAGGCAAAGCGCCTGAACGCTGAAACGAAGGCCAAGCGACACGCAGAACGGGCGCTTGTGGCGCGGGCGGTATACGAGGCGGCCAGTCCCGAGGGTGTCACGGATCACGCATACGCGGCGCGCAAGGGCGTAATCAACGCGCGGCGCGTCCGGCGTGGCCGCTACCTGGACCATGATTGCCTGATCGTGCCCCTATACGGCGAAGACGGCCAAATCCAGACCGTCCAGGCCATCGCGGGCGGGCCAGTGTTCGACGGCGATCGAGACAAGACGCTCTTGGGAGGCGCTCGCAAGTCCGGATGCTTTTTGCCGATAGGCCCCACGTTCCGGGGCGCTTCCCGAATCTGCATTGCCGAGGGTCTGGCCACGGCGGAGGCGGTTCACAACGCGACGGGCTTGCCCGTGGTCATGGCCGTAGACGCCGGGAACATGCTTCCCGTGGGCGAGATCGTCCGCAGACTGGCCGCGCCGGGGGCAGAGATCGTCTTTTGTGCCGACGATGACCAGACCCCTGGAACGGACCAGAACCCCGGCATGAAGGCCGCGCAAAAGGCGGCCCAAGCCGTGGGCGGCGTCGTGGCAAGCCCCGCCATGGGAAAGAAAGCGGACTTCTGGGACGTGTGGGCGGAGCTGGGACCGGAGGCAGTGCGGGAGCGGATCGAGGCGGCGGGCCAGGGAAGTGCAGAAAATGACAAGTTTCTTGCCGGGATTTTCAACGGCGCGGACCTGCTCAAAATGGACTTGCCGGAAATCAAGTGGGCCGTGCCGGGGCTTTTGCCCGCAGGTCTGGTCATCCTGGCAGGCGGGCCAAAGCTGGGCAAGTCATGGCTGATCTATGGCGTGGTGGCTGGTGTTGGGGCTGGTGGCCTTGTCTTGGGGCATTTCCAGTCAAACCCCGGAAAGGTGCTCTACCTCGCCTTGGAGGACAGCAAGAAGCGCTTACAGGACCGGCTTCGGTCACTGTGCCAAATAGACCCAGGGATTGAAGCTGGCCTTGCCCGCGTCGATTTTCAAGTGACATGGCCCCGCTTTGATGACGAAGGCGGCTTGGACAAGCTCGAAACCTACATCGTGCAGAACGTGCCGGTCGGCCTCAAGCTGGTGGTCATCGATACCATGGCAAAGGTGGGACCGAAGGCCAAGGCCAAAGGGCTGAACGCATACGAGAGCGACAGCCTCGCCATGGGCCGCATCAAGGCTCTAGCAGACAAGCACGGCATCTGCATTTTGCTTATCACCCACCTGAACAAGCTCCGCACAAGCAAAGACCCCTTCGAGGCCATCACGGGCAGCATGGGCCAGTTTGGCACGGCTGACACTGCCATGCTTCTGGCCCGCACCAGGGGGGCGGACACGGCCAAGCTCATGACCACAGGCCGCGACATTGAAGGCCACACATACGGGCTCCGGTGGCTGTCACCAGGGTGGACTTGCACGGGGATCGACAATTCCGAGCCAGCCCCGAGAATGACCCAGGAGCGGCAAGCAGTTCTCCAGGTATTCCAAGAGAATACTGGCCCAATGAGCCCCGCCATGGTGGCCAACGCTACGGGGAAGACCCCGAAGAACTCCAGTAAACTAATAAAAAAACTAGAAGAAGAGGGTTTTCTTTTTTCTGTTGGGTATGGGCTTTATTCTCTCGCTGGGAGTGGGGGAAGTGGTGGGAGTGGGGGAAGTGGTGGGAGTGGGGGAAGTGGTGGGAGTGGGCATATCGGGGAGGTTCTACCGGGTGGGGGTACTTCTGCCACTTCTACCACTTCTACTTGTGTTCTTAAGGGCAGCGAAAACGCCCATTCCCCTGGCACGTTCAATCCGACCGGCACGGACGGCGAAGGGTGGGAAGACATATGA
- a CDS encoding DNA-binding protein: protein MEQRVFGPERKIDPKNQPRGTWREEQAAEYLGMRVGTLRNWRFKCVGPRYLKIGRSVRYLQADLDAFLERSTVTPQA, encoded by the coding sequence ATGGAACAGCGAGTATTCGGACCGGAGCGCAAGATTGACCCCAAGAACCAGCCACGCGGGACGTGGAGGGAAGAACAGGCGGCGGAATATCTGGGGATGAGGGTTGGGACGCTTCGGAATTGGCGGTTCAAGTGCGTTGGGCCTCGTTACCTGAAAATCGGGCGGTCAGTGCGCTACCTGCAAGCGGATCTCGACGCCTTCCTGGAACGGTCCACCGTGACCCCGCAGGCGTAG